From Candidatus Krumholzibacteriia bacterium, one genomic window encodes:
- the lnt gene encoding apolipoprotein N-acyltransferase → MLAFLRRVLSRDEVRAGLISGTALGIASPPSWLGPLALVALVPVLWVLFAPSRIHAGRDVHLPALLLSFGLTHHGIELHWLLMLGDASPLTFKWAMPLLLMLLVLYSMLPDLAVFWVLKRIRRRAGPQAIWWFPGVWVMAEWVRGLGEMGFPWLTLGSTQLRLLPVVQIAGVLGELGVSLFVAWVNVLVVLTLMGLRGEFPGLGRAWLSRWWAPATLTLLLGGTLGYGLFTMRSLEREAVGRDPLRVAAIQADVDLFDKWDPAKRDSTFVPYTRMTRAAAEEGARLAVWAETAIPFDLPRRPIYDRRVRQLARESEIYVYTGYVERRVDESGELDSFNSSLMIDDEGAIRARYRKVHLLPLGERMPFQDLIPALGDVDFGQAEWTPGTEHTVFQVDDHRFTALICFESIFSRLARAGVRNGAGFLVNITNDGWFGDTILPHQHAWMAVMRAVENRVPLVRVANNGVSFVARPTGQVVGMTGLFERDRIVADVTPRPGGSFYTRHGDRPLLAMIVLGFLFLIVVGRVSAGSGRG, encoded by the coding sequence ATGCTGGCATTCCTCCGCCGAGTCCTGTCGCGCGACGAGGTCCGCGCGGGTCTGATCTCGGGAACGGCGCTCGGCATCGCGTCCCCGCCCTCGTGGCTGGGACCGCTCGCGCTGGTGGCCCTGGTTCCCGTGCTGTGGGTGTTGTTCGCGCCGTCGAGGATCCACGCGGGGCGCGACGTCCACCTGCCCGCGCTGCTGCTCTCGTTCGGTCTCACGCACCACGGCATCGAGCTGCACTGGTTGCTCATGCTGGGCGACGCGTCGCCGCTCACCTTCAAGTGGGCGATGCCGCTCCTGTTGATGCTCCTCGTGCTGTACTCGATGCTGCCGGATCTGGCCGTGTTCTGGGTCCTGAAGCGGATCCGGCGCCGGGCCGGGCCCCAGGCCATCTGGTGGTTCCCGGGTGTGTGGGTGATGGCCGAATGGGTGCGGGGGCTCGGCGAGATGGGGTTCCCGTGGCTGACTCTCGGCTCGACGCAGCTGCGTCTGCTGCCGGTGGTGCAGATCGCCGGCGTCCTGGGTGAACTCGGTGTGTCGCTCTTCGTGGCGTGGGTCAACGTGCTCGTGGTGCTCACGCTCATGGGCCTGCGCGGGGAGTTCCCGGGCCTCGGGCGGGCCTGGCTCAGCCGTTGGTGGGCGCCCGCCACGCTCACGTTGCTGCTCGGTGGCACGCTCGGCTACGGGCTGTTCACCATGCGGTCGCTCGAACGCGAGGCGGTCGGGCGCGACCCGCTGCGGGTCGCCGCGATCCAGGCCGACGTCGACCTCTTCGACAAGTGGGATCCGGCGAAGCGTGACTCGACCTTCGTTCCCTACACGAGGATGACACGGGCGGCGGCGGAGGAGGGCGCGCGTCTGGCGGTGTGGGCCGAGACCGCGATCCCCTTCGACCTGCCGCGCCGGCCGATCTACGACCGACGCGTGCGGCAGCTGGCGCGGGAGTCGGAGATCTACGTCTACACCGGGTACGTGGAGCGGCGCGTCGACGAGAGCGGTGAACTGGACTCGTTCAACAGTTCGCTGATGATCGACGACGAGGGGGCGATCCGCGCGCGCTACCGCAAGGTCCATCTGTTGCCCCTGGGCGAGCGCATGCCCTTCCAGGACCTGATCCCGGCGCTGGGCGACGTGGACTTCGGCCAGGCCGAGTGGACGCCCGGGACCGAGCACACCGTCTTCCAGGTCGACGACCATCGCTTCACCGCGTTGATCTGCTTCGAGTCGATCTTCTCGCGATTGGCGCGCGCCGGAGTCCGCAACGGGGCGGGATTCCTGGTGAACATCACCAACGACGGCTGGTTCGGCGACACCATCCTGCCGCACCAACACGCCTGGATGGCGGTGATGCGTGCGGTCGAGAATCGCGTGCCCCTGGTACGGGTGGCGAACAACGGGGTCAGCTTCGTCGCCCGGCCCACCGGGCAGGTCGTCGGAATGACCGGCCTGTTCGAGAGGGACCGGATCGTCGCCGACGTCACACCGCGGCCGGGCGGATCGTTCTACACCCGACACGGCGATCGTCCACTGCTCGCGATGATCGTGCTCGGATTCCTCTTCCTGATCGTCGTCGGACGCGTCTCGGCCGGTTCGGGCCGCGGCTGA
- a CDS encoding helix-turn-helix domain-containing protein encodes MHFDPTQSSSLPLLEPEQLRARLDAIRQALGADHAVVARRRPTTAGVAPGLELLAQCGPDGHRELPGAGMPVDVLGELLRGGRPVEAARPGVPWIGGWPLPSDRWPSVFVVAWSRRYRDPGAVRRRVAEAGMEALGRALAPPVWMTLGRSPSAATTAADGPDAEADGTGSEEHSLAASLARVERELLLRALRAADGNKSRAARELNLSRQGLYRKLRRHGLIAVRRRSRQGDTG; translated from the coding sequence ATGCATTTCGACCCCACCCAGTCGTCGTCACTTCCTCTTCTCGAACCCGAACAACTCCGTGCTCGGCTCGACGCCATCCGGCAGGCCCTCGGAGCCGACCACGCCGTCGTGGCGCGGCGACGTCCCACGACCGCGGGAGTGGCACCGGGCCTCGAACTGCTGGCCCAGTGCGGGCCGGACGGCCACCGCGAACTGCCGGGGGCGGGGATGCCCGTCGACGTCCTCGGCGAACTGCTGCGCGGCGGTCGCCCGGTCGAGGCGGCGCGTCCGGGCGTTCCCTGGATCGGGGGATGGCCCCTGCCCTCGGACCGCTGGCCGAGCGTGTTCGTCGTCGCCTGGAGCCGGCGGTACCGCGATCCGGGTGCCGTCCGACGGAGGGTCGCCGAAGCGGGCATGGAGGCCCTCGGTCGGGCCCTGGCGCCGCCCGTGTGGATGACGCTCGGTCGTTCGCCGTCCGCGGCCACCACGGCGGCCGACGGACCCGATGCCGAGGCCGACGGAACGGGGTCCGAGGAGCACTCGCTCGCCGCCTCGTTGGCCCGCGTCGAACGTGAACTCCTGCTGCGGGCCCTGCGCGCAGCCGACGGGAACAAGAGTCGCGCCGCTCGGGAACTGAACCTGAGCCGGCAGGGTCTCTACCGGAAGCTCCGGCGCCACGGTCTGATCGCCGTGCGAAGGCGATCTCGACAGGGCGACACGGGCTGA